In a genomic window of Caloenas nicobarica isolate bCalNic1 chromosome 1, bCalNic1.hap1, whole genome shotgun sequence:
- the TMEM60 gene encoding transmembrane protein 60 produces MRMSLAQRVLLTWLFTLLFLIMLVLKLDEKAPWNWFLIFIPVWIFDTILLVMLIVKMAGRCKSGFDPRNGSQNIKKKTWYLIAMLLKLAFCLALCAKLQRFTTMKLAYVFIPLWALLIGGMIELGYNIFYVRRD; encoded by the coding sequence ATGAGAATGTCCCTGGCGCAGAGAGTACTACTGACATGGCTTTTTACATTACTGTTCCTCATCATGCTGGTGCTAAAGTTGGATGAGAAAGCACCATGGAACTGGTTCCTCATTTTTATTCCAGTCTGGATATTTGATACTATTCTTCTAGTTATGTTAATTGTAAAAATGGCTGGACGTTGCAAGTCTGGCTTTGACCCTCGCAATGGCTCccaaaacatcaagaaaaaaacctggtaTCTCATTGCAATGCTACTTAAATTGGCTTTCTGCCTCGCCCTCTGTGCTAAACTGCAACGATTTACAACAATGAAGCTGGCCTATGTATTTATCCCCTTGTGGGCCTTGCTTATTGGGGGTATGATTGAACTTGGATATAATATCTTCTATGTACGAAGAGACTAA